The nucleotide sequence TTGAAAGTAAAATGCATAGCCTGGCAGCTTTTACTGGTAAACTCTTGGTAAAATATCATAGGATAGCAGTGAACCTAAATATCAATCTTAACCCAGCGTTCTATGTTAGGCTGACTGACCCCTGCCCTGCGAAAGCGGACATAGGGAACACCAGAAACTCACCATCTGAAACTTATTGACTTCTTTGGAGCTCACCTGAAAAAGAAGGGGAGGAAAAAGTTCACCCCTATTATCCACATAGGAATCCTCTGCCTCACCCCAGATAATAACTCAAAAGGCTCATGAAGACAACATtctaatctttaaaatatttcttcccaaCTTCCCAGGTCATAATACACTAAAGGCTATTTTTCTACTCCACTTTCCTCTGCCTAATGAACAAGCACAGTAGCTCTGCACTTTTTTCCACATGAGAATTGCACCAAGATGGGAAAGGGGCAGAAGTGGGCTCCTAAAGAAGCTGTGCTCGCCTCTGTTGAAATCTCTTACACGCTTAGCATTGACTTATTCTCCCTGGGTTCTGAAAGATGTCAAAGGACTTAGTAGTAATCTTTTGTGCAAGACACATTCAAACTACTCCTTCCCCATCTTATTTTAAACCTTCCATTAATTTGGGCCTATTTAAGCAAAATGCAAGCTACCACAAGAGAAATCCTACCTCTGAAGATTCCTTAGGTTTTCGAATTTCATGGTACCctactttacttttaaaaaccaCATAAGCTTGCCTTACTGTAAAGTCCTCTCGAGATAAATGGTCAAGGGAGACTTACTAACTAATTATGGTCTATAGTCTCATGAATATCCTATACTGATATGATTAGAGGACAGTCTGGGTCTGCCCCAGCAGAATAAAGGAATATTCATTTGGAATCCAGGGAGTCTCTTGCTTTGCCATATTCAACCTCCACTTTGAAAAAGGGAACACTAGGGATCTTGACTACATTTATACTCTCTCAAGTACCAAGCCTAACATTACAGCTACGTGTTTGCTAATATGAACCATAAAGATAAGCGAATAATCAGCTTAAAAGTAAAAGCATCATCTGGTACCAAGAAACTGTTCATTGAAGGTCTAGCACAGTAAGGGGATAAGGAATCAAATACTTATGCCAACTCCTCCTTAAAGTGCTACTTTGAGTGAGGACTGATATGCTAATTTTATTTCCACAAATATTTCAGCAGAACGAGTGAGTGAGTGACTTTTACCTTCTTCGTTTTAATTTTGCTTTGGAGTTTTCTACTACAAAGGTAATAAAAGAAGGCCCTGATCCCAAAACAGCTGGGGGGCTACACACTTACTAGcctttatttaaacaaaaacGACCTGGTTCAGATATGCCCCATCCTCAGTTAAGTTCAAGTCGTTAAACTCCACAACTGAAGTGTTAGAATCCAACTCACCACAGTGCTGATCTTCTTTTTCCCATCAGTAGCTCTCAACAGACACTTGTTGTCTGAGGGCTCAAAGCCCTCCACAGAACCTTTTCTTGGAATGGGTTTAGTTCGACCGTCATCTGCATGAAAAATACATCCCGGTGAACACAGCCACAGAGGTTGTTGACAGGCAGACAAAAAGTTACTAAGTCGAGAAGGGATCCGAAGGGGATACCTAATCCAACCCCACGGCTCCAGTTCTGTTAACCACCTCATCCACTATCACCGAGGACCGCGCAAAACCTTGGGAACTACGTACCACTTCCACGAATACTGTAATATCAGGGCAGATTAAATAATCGTGGCGGGGTTTGGGAtccttgagcaaaaaaaaaacgaGCCATGACACGCCTGGGGCCCACTGTAACCGGAACCGGCCTAGGTAGCTAAGTGCTGGGGCCGCCCCAGCCACAATCCCCAATATTCCCCGGTCCTTCTGCCTGAATGTGCCCAGTACAAGGTGGAGGAAGGTAGGGGATGCGGGGATGCGGGGCAGAGAGGCTCCGCCCGTGGCTCCCGGACACTGGGCACCCGGGCCGGGGCATCGCTCAGCCTCCTAGCGTCCTTCCGGTCTGACCGCCGCGACAGCTGCTTACACTTCTTCAGGGTGATGAACACGCTGCCCGACAAGCGGCACTTCTGGAAGAGCCTGGTCAGCTCCGTCAGGAACTGGAACACAACAAGCCCGGCCCCGTTAGGCAGACCCAAATCCCCGCCCCGCCGCGTCAAGTCCCAGTCCCTCCCGCAGAAGGAGACAGGGGTCCCG is from Diceros bicornis minor isolate mBicDic1 chromosome 5, mDicBic1.mat.cur, whole genome shotgun sequence and encodes:
- the SRP14 gene encoding signal recognition particle 14 kDa protein, with the translated sequence MVLLESEQFLTELTRLFQKCRLSGSVFITLKKYDGRTKPIPRKGSVEGFEPSDNKCLLRATDGKKKISTVVSSKEVNKFQMAYSNLLRANMDGLKKRDKKSKSKKSKAAQ